The Peribacillus simplex genome contains a region encoding:
- a CDS encoding YitT family protein: MLLGLKLKNIIFILFGAGIFAFGLVHFNMQNNLAEGGFTGLTLIIYQLIGINPSYSNLILNIPLFLIGWKYLGRTSFFYTIIGTVGLSVWLWVFERYQIEINLGNDLMLVALFAGVSVGVGLGIIFRYGGTTGGVDIIARFAHRYLGMGMGRTMFIFDAVVIGLSILTYLDYRQAMYTLVAVFIGARVIDFMQEGAYAARGAMIISDKNKQIAEKIMNDMERGVTVLRGYGSFTRNDREVLYCVVGKNELVRLKNAITSVDPHAFVSVSEVHDVLGEGFTLDENKNPIER, translated from the coding sequence ATGCTTTTGGGCTTAAAATTGAAAAATATTATATTCATACTTTTTGGGGCTGGAATATTCGCCTTTGGCCTCGTGCATTTTAATATGCAGAACAACTTGGCCGAAGGCGGGTTCACCGGTCTCACCTTGATTATATATCAACTTATCGGGATAAATCCTTCTTATTCTAATTTGATTTTGAATATTCCTTTATTTTTAATAGGGTGGAAATATTTAGGACGCACTTCTTTCTTTTATACGATTATCGGAACGGTCGGCCTCTCCGTTTGGCTATGGGTTTTCGAAAGATACCAAATCGAAATCAATCTCGGAAACGACTTGATGCTGGTGGCATTGTTTGCCGGGGTCTCTGTTGGTGTCGGGCTGGGCATTATCTTTCGTTACGGCGGGACAACAGGTGGAGTGGATATCATCGCCCGTTTTGCCCACCGTTACTTGGGGATGGGCATGGGACGGACCATGTTCATCTTTGATGCCGTCGTCATTGGCCTTTCCATCCTTACCTACCTTGATTACCGGCAAGCGATGTATACCCTCGTTGCCGTATTTATAGGTGCCAGAGTAATCGACTTTATGCAAGAAGGAGCCTATGCTGCTAGAGGTGCAATGATCATTAGTGATAAAAATAAGCAAATTGCTGAAAAAATCATGAATGATATGGAGCGGGGCGTAACCGTATTAAGGGGATATGGGTCCTTTACACGCAATGACCGGGAAGTACTTTACTGTGTTGTTGGCAAAAATGAACTAGTACGCTTAAAGAATGCCATAACATCGGTGGACCCTCATGCATTTGTATCTGTAAGTGAAGTGCATGATGTATTGGGTGAGGGCTTTACCCTTGATGAAAACAAGAATCCCATTGAAAGGTAA
- a CDS encoding zinc metallopeptidase produces the protein MYFIYLAIIILIPIYAQMKVKSTYKKYSKVSASSGMNGAETARAILDQNGLFNVRVEETPGMLSDHYDPRDKTVRLSSANYHGHSVAGVAVAAHEVGHAIQDKEAYAFLRFRHALVPVANFGSNISWILILIGMLASIPGLLLAGIAFMAAAVLFQVITLPVEFNASSRAMDQLVSAGVIRNDEERETKKVLSAAAMTYVAAALVAVLELVRLLLMYTGMREED, from the coding sequence ATGTATTTCATATATTTGGCGATTATCATTTTAATCCCGATTTATGCACAAATGAAAGTGAAAAGCACGTATAAAAAATATTCAAAGGTATCGGCCTCTTCTGGTATGAATGGCGCTGAAACCGCGCGGGCCATCTTGGACCAAAATGGACTGTTCAATGTCAGGGTCGAAGAGACACCTGGAATGCTTTCGGATCATTACGATCCAAGGGATAAAACGGTGCGATTATCATCGGCTAACTATCACGGCCATTCAGTTGCCGGTGTAGCGGTTGCAGCCCATGAAGTTGGACATGCGATTCAAGATAAAGAAGCATATGCATTCTTGCGTTTCCGCCATGCATTAGTACCGGTCGCTAATTTTGGCTCTAACATATCTTGGATTTTGATTTTAATAGGGATGTTAGCTTCAATTCCTGGGTTGCTATTGGCGGGTATCGCATTTATGGCAGCCGCTGTATTGTTCCAAGTGATAACCCTGCCTGTTGAATTCAATGCTTCCTCTCGGGCGATGGATCAACTCGTTTCCGCTGGGGTCATCCGGAATGATGAAGAACGGGAAACGAAAAAAGTATTAAGTGCCGCTGCGATGACTTATGTTGCTGCCGCTCTTGTAGCCGTACTGGAATTAGTTCGTCTTCTGCTTATGTATACAGGAATGAGGGAAGAGGATTAA
- the ypjB gene encoding sporulation protein YpjB translates to MLKKFILTIAVLFVVLHFPVYAESSSSLEQLDDISDRALEMTKLKRYGDSEKMLTFFSDRFLKETAKEQILDMDELRIITVAHNEALMTIKDMNKGDSEKVNSVTKFRLVVDAVKSTHQPLWTEMEDQMMNSFQQTKNAAINQDTITFNSQLNLFLSQYEMIYPSLKVDLSKETMQQLDTRIQYINEYRPEVISDGESQKELDALQNELSTIFDEMGEDDTDPSLWWVIISTGSIIIMTLSYVGWRKYKGDREKPRKEHND, encoded by the coding sequence ATGTTGAAAAAATTCATATTAACCATTGCTGTTTTATTTGTCGTCTTACATTTCCCTGTCTATGCAGAATCCTCTTCAAGTTTGGAGCAATTAGATGACATTTCCGATAGAGCCTTGGAGATGACCAAGTTGAAGCGATATGGAGATTCGGAAAAGATGCTGACGTTTTTTTCTGACCGGTTTTTAAAAGAGACAGCGAAAGAGCAGATCCTTGACATGGACGAACTTCGAATTATCACTGTAGCTCATAATGAGGCGTTGATGACAATAAAGGACATGAACAAGGGAGATTCCGAAAAGGTTAATTCTGTTACAAAGTTCCGGCTTGTTGTTGATGCGGTCAAGTCTACCCATCAGCCTCTTTGGACAGAGATGGAGGATCAAATGATGAATTCTTTCCAGCAAACAAAGAACGCCGCGATCAATCAAGACACAATTACATTCAATAGCCAATTGAACTTATTCCTATCACAATATGAAATGATATATCCAAGCTTGAAAGTCGACCTTTCTAAAGAAACGATGCAGCAACTGGACACGAGGATCCAATACATCAACGAATACCGGCCGGAGGTAATCAGTGATGGAGAAAGTCAAAAGGAACTGGATGCGCTGCAAAACGAACTAAGCACCATTTTTGATGAAATGGGGGAAGATGACACAGATCCTTCCCTTTGGTGGGTCATCATATCGACAGGCTCAATCATTATCATGACGCTTTCCTATGTAGGCTGGAGAAAATATAAAGGTGATAGGGAAAAACCAAGGAAAGAACATAATGATTAA
- a CDS encoding DUF1405 domain-containing protein produces MNVIYSWLANRQMLALLLLINIFGTAYGYYWYGSQLENTPAIFLAFVPDSPTASLFFVFVLVGFLLRRNFGLMEALAIITLFKYGIWAVAMNLMTFVTTGSLPWEGYMLMASHLGMAIQGVLYAPFYRIKPWHMIVAGIWTIHNDIIDYVFEMMPIYRDLLVYMNSIGYFTFWLSILSIFVGWYFGYRKKRITLSFIP; encoded by the coding sequence ATGAATGTTATCTACAGTTGGCTTGCAAATCGGCAAATGCTCGCTTTGCTATTATTGATAAATATATTCGGAACTGCCTATGGATATTATTGGTACGGTAGTCAATTGGAAAACACTCCGGCAATTTTTTTGGCATTTGTACCGGATAGCCCGACTGCCAGCTTGTTTTTTGTATTTGTTTTAGTGGGGTTCCTATTAAGAAGGAATTTCGGACTTATGGAAGCATTGGCGATAATAACACTATTCAAATATGGCATATGGGCAGTTGCAATGAATTTGATGACCTTCGTGACAACAGGTTCATTGCCATGGGAAGGTTATATGTTAATGGCTTCCCATTTGGGGATGGCGATTCAAGGTGTATTATATGCACCATTTTATCGAATAAAACCTTGGCATATGATAGTGGCAGGGATTTGGACCATACATAATGACATAATCGATTATGTTTTTGAAATGATGCCCATATACCGTGATTTATTGGTATATATGAATTCGATAGGTTATTTCACTTTTTGGCTCAGCATACTTTCCATTTTCGTCGGCTGGTACTTTGGATATAGAAAAAAGCGGATCACCCTATCCTTCATCCCTTAA
- a CDS encoding menaquinol-cytochrome c reductase cytochrome b/c subunit, which produces MHRGKGMKFVGDSRISADRKPNIPKDYSEYPGKTEAFWPNFLLKEWMVGAVFLVGYLCLTIAHPSPLERIADPTDTGYIPLPDWYFLFLYQLLKYTYASGPYNAIGSMVIPGLAFGALLLAPFLDRGPERSPAKRPFAVGFMLLAMAGVFYLTWESAAHHDWEASKKQGAIVEGADIDKESDGYKLMDSNGCISCHGAELTGGAGAPSLIDTGLKPEEISKIAVKGQGAMPAGMFKGTDEELKTLAEFVSGLSTK; this is translated from the coding sequence ATGCATCGTGGGAAAGGTATGAAATTCGTAGGTGACTCGCGTATCTCCGCGGACCGTAAACCGAATATTCCGAAAGATTATTCAGAATATCCTGGGAAAACTGAAGCATTTTGGCCTAATTTCCTTTTAAAAGAATGGATGGTAGGAGCTGTATTTCTTGTAGGTTATCTTTGCTTGACAATCGCACATCCGTCACCATTGGAGAGGATAGCAGATCCTACAGATACAGGGTATATTCCGCTGCCGGACTGGTATTTCCTATTCCTTTACCAATTACTTAAGTATACTTATGCTTCAGGTCCTTATAATGCAATCGGGTCCATGGTAATACCTGGTTTGGCATTCGGGGCATTGCTCTTGGCACCTTTTCTAGACCGTGGTCCAGAGCGGAGCCCGGCGAAACGTCCTTTTGCTGTAGGCTTCATGTTATTGGCAATGGCCGGCGTTTTCTATTTAACATGGGAGTCCGCAGCCCATCACGATTGGGAAGCTTCCAAGAAGCAAGGAGCGATCGTGGAAGGTGCAGACATTGATAAAGAGAGCGATGGGTATAAATTGATGGATTCCAATGGCTGTATCAGCTGTCATGGAGCAGAGTTAACTGGTGGAGCAGGAGCGCCAAGCTTAATTGACACTGGTTTAAAGCCAGAAGAAATCTCTAAGATCGCAGTCAAAGGCCAGGGCGCCATGCCGGCTGGCATGTTCAAAGGTACAGATGAAGAATTGAAAACATTAGCTGAATTTGTATCAGGTTTATCGACAAAATAA
- the qcrB gene encoding menaquinol-cytochrome c reductase cytochrome b subunit — protein sequence MLTKLYDWVDERLDITPLWRDIADHEVPEHVNPAHHFSAFVYCFGGLTFFITVIQILSGMFLTMYYVPDIKNAWESVYYLQNEVAFGQIVRGMHHWGASLVIVMMFLHTLRVFFQGAYKKPRELNWMVGVLIFFIMLALGLTGYLLPWDMKALFATKVTLTIVESVPLMGPALKTLIAGDPTIVGAQTLTRFFAIHVFFLPAALFALLAAHFLMIRKQGISGPL from the coding sequence TTGCTAACAAAGTTATATGACTGGGTGGACGAGCGTTTAGATATTACGCCATTATGGCGGGATATTGCTGACCATGAGGTTCCTGAACATGTTAACCCCGCACATCATTTTTCTGCATTCGTATATTGTTTTGGTGGGTTAACTTTCTTTATTACGGTCATCCAAATATTGTCAGGCATGTTCTTGACGATGTACTATGTCCCGGACATTAAAAACGCTTGGGAATCTGTTTATTATTTGCAAAATGAAGTTGCCTTCGGTCAAATCGTCCGTGGTATGCATCACTGGGGAGCAAGTCTAGTTATCGTTATGATGTTTTTACATACTCTTCGTGTCTTCTTCCAGGGAGCTTACAAAAAACCGCGTGAATTGAACTGGATGGTCGGCGTATTGATTTTCTTCATCATGCTGGCATTAGGCTTGACTGGTTATTTATTGCCATGGGATATGAAAGCGCTATTCGCAACGAAAGTTACTTTGACTATTGTCGAATCGGTACCATTGATGGGACCGGCACTCAAGACATTGATAGCAGGAGATCCAACCATCGTTGGGGCACAGACATTGACACGATTCTTTGCAATTCATGTATTCTTCCTGCCAGCGGCATTATTTGCTTTACTAGCGGCTCATTTCCTGATGATCCGAAAACAAGGTATTTCAGGCCCGCTATAA
- a CDS encoding ubiquinol-cytochrome c reductase iron-sulfur subunit, whose protein sequence is MSKHNVSRRQFLNYTLTGVGGFMAAGMLMPMVRFAIDPVLSADKGGDYVATKQKVGELTTEPTRVDFSFKQVDGWYESEETNTAWVYKTDDGKIVALSPICKHLGCTVGWNTDKTNPNQFFCPCHYGRYTKDGMNVKGTPPVSPLDVFDTKEKDGILYLGQLKPHGEA, encoded by the coding sequence ATGAGCAAGCATAATGTTTCACGACGTCAATTCCTTAATTACACACTTACTGGCGTTGGTGGATTTATGGCGGCCGGTATGTTGATGCCTATGGTTAGGTTTGCAATTGATCCTGTATTATCAGCTGATAAAGGCGGGGATTACGTTGCAACTAAACAGAAGGTGGGTGAACTGACTACCGAACCAACCCGTGTCGACTTTAGTTTTAAACAGGTCGATGGGTGGTATGAGTCTGAAGAAACAAATACAGCATGGGTTTACAAAACGGATGATGGTAAGATCGTTGCCTTATCTCCAATCTGTAAACATTTAGGCTGTACGGTAGGTTGGAATACGGATAAGACTAATCCGAATCAATTTTTCTGTCCTTGCCATTATGGCAGGTATACGAAAGATGGGATGAATGTGAAAGGGACACCGCCGGTTTCACCATTGGATGTCTTTGACACGAAAGAAAAAGATGGAATACTTTATTTGGGTCAACTAAAACCGCATGGGGAGGCGTAA
- a CDS encoding YpiF family protein, with protein sequence MKWTAKDLDMYMQSKEYVDTVLIPLVPLSFKGQMKQSGSMNEFLTILSLEIEKQMKGRILLLPTFHYLSDEMDKVERLKRWANEVKKNDFEHVFFLTSDFEWKKEERELENNLVWIPAIPLEGLEIEQAREMINQQVIQILDIFSYNWKNEKK encoded by the coding sequence ATGAAGTGGACAGCAAAAGATCTTGACATGTATATGCAGTCAAAAGAGTATGTGGATACCGTTTTGATTCCTTTGGTTCCCTTATCTTTTAAAGGGCAAATGAAGCAATCGGGTTCAATGAATGAATTTCTTACCATCTTAAGCTTGGAAATTGAAAAGCAGATGAAAGGAAGAATTCTTTTATTGCCAACATTTCATTATTTAAGTGATGAAATGGATAAGGTTGAGCGGTTAAAGCGTTGGGCCAATGAAGTGAAAAAAAATGATTTCGAGCATGTTTTTTTTCTTACATCTGATTTTGAGTGGAAAAAGGAAGAGCGGGAATTAGAAAATAATTTAGTATGGATTCCTGCCATCCCCCTGGAGGGGCTTGAAATTGAACAAGCAAGGGAAATGATTAACCAGCAAGTTATCCAAATCCTTGATATTTTCTCTTATAATTGGAAAAATGAAAAAAAGTAG
- a CDS encoding ReoY family proteolytic degradation factor, translated as MVAAPVSVNEKKDFIRWFLNHYQLKRRECVWILNYLMSHDQLMKKVHFVENAQYCPRGLIMSTHCVDEVPFRFYKSNIMTTDAEKSFHDIRLNRDEDIYIQLNFKSSYSSYQYAAVLEHNPFMPKSTASNEKDQLLAEQFLERSMLYFQRDRLLKEIDEALDKHDEQAFKNLTEQLNQLKVLG; from the coding sequence ATGGTGGCTGCCCCTGTTTCTGTGAATGAGAAGAAGGATTTTATTCGGTGGTTTTTAAATCATTACCAATTGAAACGAAGAGAATGCGTATGGATATTGAATTACTTAATGAGTCATGATCAACTAATGAAAAAGGTTCATTTTGTGGAAAATGCACAATATTGCCCACGTGGACTGATCATGTCGACACATTGTGTGGATGAGGTCCCTTTCAGGTTCTATAAGTCCAATATCATGACTACCGATGCAGAGAAATCTTTTCATGATATCCGTTTAAATCGGGATGAAGACATTTATATTCAGCTCAATTTTAAATCGTCTTACTCTTCCTATCAATATGCAGCGGTACTCGAGCACAATCCCTTCATGCCGAAATCAACTGCATCGAATGAAAAAGATCAGCTGCTGGCTGAACAATTTTTAGAAAGAAGCATGTTGTATTTTCAAAGGGACCGTCTGCTTAAGGAAATCGATGAAGCACTTGATAAGCATGATGAACAAGCATTTAAGAACTTAACAGAACAATTGAACCAATTAAAAGTACTTGGATAA
- a CDS encoding tetratricopeptide repeat protein, whose amino-acid sequence MNTVEQVIQHLKKGELTEALKHINRIKTSESAEDILLLAEEMLQLGFAEEAKDLFEHLLQLYPNEGELIVSLAEILIDMDQEDEAMLMLEKVSADDEVYPSALLLEADLYQLQGMDEVSERKLQQAKEMLPDEIIIDFALAELFFHQGRDQEAIANYIKVLEQEQEIAGVNVNQRLAEALSSSGKFEEALPHFEKALQDGLEINTLFEYAFTAFQAGLYETAVRKFIELKELDHEYHSLYLYLAKSYEHLEDLENALKTVKEGIKADEFNKELYFFGGKIALKSGLDEEAENLFKEALAIDPGYLEAALTLLKLYMHHERYEDVLECIGEVRRYGEDDPQFEWIAAVSYQQTEQFKESLTSYHKAYNSFKNNQDFLEDYGFFLIEEGDRATSREVFNKLLEMNPANDEYAMVLERLGESSDEM is encoded by the coding sequence ATGAACACAGTGGAACAAGTTATACAGCATTTAAAAAAAGGGGAATTAACAGAAGCTCTTAAACATATAAATCGAATTAAAACATCAGAGTCAGCAGAGGACATATTGTTGCTGGCCGAAGAAATGCTCCAGCTTGGTTTTGCGGAGGAGGCAAAGGATCTTTTTGAACATCTTCTGCAACTCTATCCCAATGAAGGAGAATTGATTGTTTCGTTGGCGGAAATCCTTATTGACATGGACCAGGAAGATGAAGCGATGCTGATGCTTGAAAAAGTAAGTGCAGATGATGAAGTATATCCAAGTGCTTTGCTTTTGGAAGCGGACCTTTATCAATTACAAGGGATGGATGAGGTCAGCGAACGGAAATTACAGCAAGCCAAGGAAATGCTTCCAGATGAGATCATCATTGATTTTGCACTAGCTGAACTGTTCTTTCATCAAGGAAGGGATCAGGAAGCCATTGCAAATTACATAAAGGTTTTGGAACAGGAACAAGAAATCGCTGGTGTTAATGTCAATCAGAGGCTTGCCGAAGCATTAAGCAGTTCAGGGAAGTTCGAGGAGGCCCTACCGCACTTTGAAAAGGCCTTACAGGATGGACTTGAAATCAATACCCTATTTGAATATGCATTTACAGCTTTTCAGGCAGGTCTTTATGAGACAGCCGTACGAAAGTTTATTGAACTGAAAGAATTAGATCATGAATACCATTCTCTATATTTGTACCTGGCAAAAAGTTATGAACATCTTGAAGATCTGGAAAATGCCTTGAAAACGGTCAAAGAAGGAATCAAGGCTGATGAATTCAATAAGGAACTTTACTTCTTCGGTGGAAAAATAGCCTTGAAAAGCGGCCTTGATGAAGAGGCGGAAAATCTATTTAAAGAAGCACTTGCCATTGATCCGGGATACCTGGAAGCTGCACTCACCCTATTGAAATTGTATATGCACCACGAAAGGTATGAAGATGTATTGGAGTGTATTGGTGAAGTAAGGCGATATGGAGAGGATGATCCGCAGTTTGAATGGATAGCTGCTGTATCTTATCAGCAAACCGAACAATTTAAAGAGTCATTAACCAGCTATCATAAAGCATATAATTCATTCAAGAACAATCAAGATTTCCTTGAAGATTATGGTTTCTTTTTAATTGAAGAAGGAGACAGAGCCACATCTAGAGAAGTATTTAATAAGCTGCTTGAGATGAACCCGGCGAATGATGAGTATGCAATGGTTTTGGAGCGGCTAGGTGAAAGCTCGGATGAAATGTAG
- the aroA gene encoding 3-phosphoshikimate 1-carboxyvinyltransferase, with the protein MNTKKLQTNIQTLRGSIAIPGDKSISHRSIMFGALAEGETTVTNFLPGADCLSTISCFKQLGVHIEQDGQHVKIEGKGFNGLKEPEAVLDVGNSGTTIRLMMGILAGQQFSAVLAGDESIAKRPMTRVVNPLRLMGAVIDGRKGAEYTPLFIRGGKLKGFRYELPVASAQVKSAIILAGLQAEGETIIIEPEETRDHTERMIQEFGGKIEKDGQMIKVSGNQVFKGTAIHVPGDISSAAFFMVAAAITENSEVVLKNVGLNPTRTGIIEVMKSMGADITIEKKTSEGEPAGDITVRSSRLKGTTISGDLIPRLIDEIPVIALLATQAEGITTIKDAAELKVKETNRIDTVANELSILGADITPTADGLIIKGRKALNGGMVTSHGDHRIGMMLAVAALITDGEVELADPDAIDVSYPQFFGHLSQLIK; encoded by the coding sequence ATGAATACAAAAAAATTACAAACGAACATCCAAACATTACGTGGTTCGATTGCCATACCTGGAGATAAGTCGATCTCACACCGTTCGATAATGTTCGGAGCACTTGCCGAAGGGGAAACGACAGTCACTAATTTTCTTCCAGGAGCCGACTGTTTAAGTACGATTTCCTGTTTTAAGCAGCTTGGAGTCCATATTGAACAAGATGGCCAGCACGTCAAAATTGAAGGCAAAGGTTTTAATGGATTAAAGGAACCTGAGGCTGTGCTGGATGTCGGAAATTCTGGTACGACGATCAGGTTAATGATGGGCATTTTGGCAGGGCAGCAATTTTCGGCCGTTTTGGCAGGTGATGAATCGATAGCCAAACGTCCAATGACCCGGGTAGTCAACCCTCTTCGTCTGATGGGCGCAGTCATTGATGGCCGAAAAGGAGCCGAATACACTCCGCTCTTCATAAGAGGTGGCAAATTAAAAGGGTTTCGCTATGAATTGCCTGTAGCAAGCGCGCAGGTAAAATCAGCGATAATCTTGGCCGGTTTGCAGGCAGAGGGTGAAACGATCATTATCGAACCGGAAGAGACCCGTGATCATACAGAACGAATGATCCAAGAGTTTGGCGGGAAAATCGAAAAGGACGGTCAAATGATTAAAGTAAGCGGAAACCAAGTCTTCAAAGGGACCGCCATCCATGTGCCAGGTGATATTTCTTCGGCGGCTTTCTTCATGGTGGCTGCAGCGATTACGGAAAATAGTGAAGTGGTGTTAAAGAATGTGGGCCTTAATCCGACAAGGACTGGAATCATCGAAGTCATGAAATCGATGGGGGCTGATATTACGATAGAGAAGAAGACGAGCGAGGGTGAACCTGCAGGAGACATCACTGTCAGAAGCTCCAGACTAAAAGGGACGACCATCAGCGGTGATCTAATTCCCCGGCTCATCGATGAAATACCGGTAATTGCACTTCTGGCAACACAGGCTGAAGGGATAACGACAATCAAGGATGCAGCGGAACTTAAAGTGAAAGAGACGAATCGAATTGATACTGTTGCAAATGAGCTCTCCATCCTTGGGGCAGATATAACCCCGACAGCAGACGGATTGATCATCAAAGGACGTAAAGCCCTTAATGGCGGCATGGTTACAAGCCATGGAGATCATCGTATCGGGATGATGCTTGCTGTAGCTGCTTTGATAACGGATGGGGAAGTGGAACTTGCTGACCCTGATGCCATAGATGTATCATATCCACAATTTTTTGGTCATTTGAGTCAATTGATAAAGTAA
- a CDS encoding prephenate dehydrogenase yields the protein MKGKVFVIGLGLIGGSLAMAVRHAHPEAVIVGTDLSEKNIQLSMLLGIIDDSVSSLEAGARDADLILLAVPVNETVKILAQLADMDLKSDVLISDAGSTKDTVVKAAKPLIDKGVAFIGGHPMAGSHKSGAAAAKLHLFEHAFYLLTPGDSIQEEKVEQLKGWLQGTRANFLVVSPAMHDKLTGVISHFPHIVASGLVKQAENYSKENKLISRLAAGGFRDITRIASSSPEMWRDILLHNRDVLLELMNDWLNEMEHIKGLVANEDSEEILRFFTDAKIFRDDLPTHAKGAIPAFYDLYIDIPDYAGIISEITGYLAQEGISITNIRIIETREEIYGVLVISFQTDVDRIKAAECISRHTDYETILA from the coding sequence GTGAAGGGTAAGGTTTTTGTAATAGGTCTAGGTCTAATTGGCGGATCACTGGCCATGGCTGTACGCCATGCACATCCTGAAGCCGTGATTGTTGGTACGGACCTAAGTGAAAAGAATATTCAACTATCGATGCTATTGGGGATCATTGATGATTCTGTATCATCTTTGGAAGCGGGAGCACGTGATGCTGATTTGATTCTGCTTGCTGTGCCTGTCAATGAAACCGTGAAGATTTTAGCTCAATTGGCCGATATGGATTTAAAAAGTGATGTCCTCATTTCGGATGCAGGAAGTACGAAGGATACAGTCGTTAAGGCAGCAAAACCATTGATAGATAAAGGGGTGGCCTTCATCGGGGGGCACCCTATGGCCGGTTCCCATAAAAGCGGTGCTGCGGCAGCCAAATTGCATTTATTCGAACATGCATTTTATTTGCTTACTCCCGGAGATTCGATCCAGGAAGAAAAAGTTGAGCAGCTGAAAGGGTGGCTGCAAGGGACAAGAGCTAACTTTCTGGTTGTGAGTCCGGCCATGCATGATAAGCTGACTGGGGTCATTAGTCATTTTCCGCATATTGTCGCATCGGGGCTCGTTAAGCAGGCAGAAAATTACAGTAAGGAAAACAAGTTGATTTCAAGGCTTGCAGCAGGCGGATTCCGAGATATTACAAGAATTGCTTCAAGCAGTCCGGAAATGTGGCGTGACATTTTGTTACATAATCGGGATGTGCTACTTGAATTAATGAATGATTGGCTGAATGAAATGGAGCATATAAAAGGTCTGGTTGCGAATGAAGATAGTGAAGAAATTCTTCGGTTCTTTACCGATGCCAAGATTTTCAGGGATGATTTGCCAACGCATGCAAAAGGCGCCATACCAGCGTTTTATGATTTATATATCGATATACCGGATTATGCCGGAATAATTTCTGAGATTACCGGATATTTGGCTCAAGAAGGTATCAGCATTACAAACATTAGGATCATTGAAACCAGGGAAGAGATATACGGTGTGCTGGTCATCAGCTTCCAAACGGATGTTGATCGCATAAAAGCTGCGGAGTGTATTTCTAGACATACAGATTATGAAACGATCCTGGCATAA